One genomic region from Deltaproteobacteria bacterium encodes:
- a CDS encoding RidA family protein, with the protein MKKIIKTSGAPEPIGPYSQAIQIGNFLFCSGQIPLDPKTNQVLSGDISAQTELVIRNIDAVLKEAGCDFKNVVKTTIFLTSMKDFPLVNEVYSRFFKEFPPARSTVEVSGLPKGVNVEIEVVAFKY; encoded by the coding sequence ATGAAAAAAATTATCAAAACATCTGGAGCGCCAGAGCCTATTGGACCTTACAGCCAAGCCATTCAAATTGGGAATTTTTTATTTTGCAGTGGTCAAATTCCCTTGGATCCAAAAACAAATCAAGTTTTAAGTGGAGATATCTCTGCGCAAACAGAGTTGGTAATTAGAAATATTGATGCGGTATTAAAAGAAGCCGGTTGTGATTTTAAAAATGTGGTAAAAACAACTATTTTTTTAACCTCAATGAAGGATTTTCCATTAGTCAATGAGGTTTACTCTCGATTTTTTAAAGAATTCCCACCAGCTAGATCCACTGTCGAAGTCAGTGGCTTACCTAAGGGTGTGAACGTAGAGATTGAAGTAGTGGCTTTTAAGTACTAG
- a CDS encoding ABC transporter permease codes for MVYLSFRAAILDHTQGLRTIISVLSTQIYFTGWQAMPLITILALATGSILIIQGMSNLTILGGTEMIGNLLVLVLVREVGPLLTALVVIARSGTAVSTEVGNMRANREIEALESLGINPLSFIVFPRMVGGVISVLCLAFYFILIAIVGGFVITQFIHNIPFSFYSESVLRAFAKEDVLIFLLKNSFSGMIIFVVSCYQGLSVKKSPHEVPQVTTQAVVKSIIYVTVFNMSVTALVYLNQLKKIGVI; via the coding sequence ATGGTTTACTTGTCATTTCGTGCGGCCATTCTGGATCACACTCAAGGGTTGAGAACGATTATTTCAGTGTTGTCGACACAGATTTATTTTACTGGTTGGCAAGCGATGCCACTCATTACCATTTTAGCCTTAGCGACGGGAAGTATTTTAATCATTCAAGGAATGAGCAACCTAACCATTCTAGGTGGCACCGAAATGATTGGAAATTTATTGGTACTGGTTTTAGTCAGAGAAGTAGGGCCTTTGTTAACAGCATTGGTTGTCATTGCACGCAGTGGAACAGCCGTTTCAACAGAAGTTGGAAATATGAGAGCCAATAGAGAAATCGAAGCTTTGGAATCTCTAGGGATTAACCCACTTAGTTTTATAGTCTTTCCACGAATGGTTGGTGGAGTAATCAGTGTATTGTGTTTGGCTTTTTATTTTATTCTCATTGCTATTGTCGGTGGGTTTGTGATCACCCAATTCATTCATAATATTCCCTTTAGTTTCTATTCCGAAAGTGTTTTGCGTGCTTTTGCCAAGGAAGATGTTCTTATCTTTCTTTTAAAGAATAGTTTTAGTGGCATGATTATTTTTGTTGTTTCTTGTTATCAGGGGTTGAGTGTTAAAAAAAGCCCCCATGAAGTTCCTCAGGTGACCACTCAGGCGGTGGTAAAAAGTATTATCTATGTCACTGTTTTTAATATGTCAGTGACCGCACTTGTTTATTTAAATCAGTTGAAAAAAATAGGAGTCATTTAA
- a CDS encoding MCE family protein: MHVKFNKFERVAGLFVLLAIVGSIVTALSVAVKQGWFENKFKYQTVFNSADGIHSGTVVQMAGLRAGSVEEIELLGNNKIKVVFYVMGKFQNRIRSDSKTQLVRPFVIGDRVLEVSVGSDDGTLVSEGSTIPSEETLDLMTLMSGKKLGSSLEKISGMLENVQYLMETFLDKTRTQSMVRIFDQLDPLLGNMNTMSEEVTKLSKHLTYDQNLKKTLVQAVILTKEFNRILPELNRKNPELASNLAELTSSLTQMTQDFKTVTGMLKSYGPEIPTVAKRALEALDEATVLMKAMQKNFFIRSSVQEVKEEEDKEIGQGERKPAREKSKKSKILID, translated from the coding sequence ATGCATGTAAAGTTCAATAAATTCGAAAGAGTTGCAGGTTTATTTGTTTTATTGGCTATCGTTGGGTCCATCGTCACAGCCCTGAGTGTGGCGGTGAAGCAAGGATGGTTTGAAAATAAATTTAAATACCAAACGGTATTTAATTCTGCTGATGGGATTCACTCAGGAACCGTAGTGCAAATGGCGGGTTTAAGAGCAGGCAGTGTCGAGGAAATTGAACTTTTAGGAAATAATAAGATTAAAGTAGTTTTTTATGTGATGGGAAAGTTTCAAAACAGAATCCGTTCCGATTCCAAAACTCAACTTGTCAGACCTTTTGTTATTGGCGATAGGGTTTTAGAAGTCAGTGTGGGTAGCGATGACGGGACATTAGTCTCTGAAGGGTCGACCATTCCTTCCGAAGAGACCCTTGATCTAATGACCTTGATGAGTGGAAAAAAATTAGGATCTTCATTAGAAAAAATTTCTGGAATGTTGGAAAATGTTCAGTATTTGATGGAGACTTTTTTAGACAAAACCCGAACTCAATCGATGGTTCGGATTTTTGATCAGCTCGATCCTTTACTTGGGAATATGAACACCATGAGTGAAGAAGTTACTAAATTAAGTAAGCATTTAACTTATGATCAGAATTTAAAGAAAACCCTGGTTCAGGCGGTCATTTTAACCAAAGAATTTAATAGAATTTTGCCTGAACTTAATCGAAAAAATCCAGAGTTAGCCTCCAATTTGGCAGAGCTCACATCAAGCCTTACGCAAATGACTCAGGACTTCAAAACAGTCACAGGAATGCTAAAGTCCTACGGCCCAGAAATACCAACAGTCGCCAAAAGGGCCTTGGAGGCTCTGGATGAGGCTACTGTTTTGATGAAAGCCATGCAGAAAAACTTTTTTATTAGATCTTCAGTTCAGGAAGTTAAAGAAGAGGAAGATAAGGAAATAGGACAAGGAGAAAGAAAACCAGCCAGAGAAAAATCAAAAAAATCAAAAATTTTAATTGATTAA
- a CDS encoding ATP-binding cassette domain-containing protein, protein MENGFIIPKINRLKFEGVYFQHDSQDPILKNADFEFPQEETTLIKSEQGAGKSTLLQILAGLIVPQSGKYLINDQDVLEMTFEEFLPYRLSIGYTFDYGGLINNRTVYENLILPLVYHKLISLDQAEEKVKLLIKMFELEKFKDERPAHIPGRIRKITCLLRAMVIDPQVLLLDDPSVGLGQEISLRFLDLIEFHKKQKNLKHVFITSYDEKFMSLMPHTTIHLDNGFLYCHENEFKKVATL, encoded by the coding sequence ATGGAAAATGGATTTATTATTCCAAAAATTAACCGCTTAAAATTTGAAGGTGTTTATTTTCAACACGATTCCCAAGATCCTATATTAAAAAATGCAGATTTTGAATTTCCTCAAGAGGAAACCACGTTAATTAAATCGGAACAAGGGGCTGGGAAATCAACTCTGTTGCAGATACTAGCAGGATTGATTGTACCTCAATCAGGTAAGTACTTAATAAATGATCAGGATGTCTTGGAGATGACTTTTGAGGAATTTTTACCTTACCGGTTGTCCATTGGTTATACTTTTGATTACGGGGGATTAATAAATAATCGAACTGTTTATGAAAACTTGATTTTGCCATTGGTGTATCACAAATTGATAAGCTTAGATCAAGCAGAAGAAAAGGTAAAACTTCTTATTAAGATGTTTGAATTAGAAAAGTTTAAAGATGAAAGACCCGCACATATTCCCGGAAGAATTAGGAAGATTACTTGTTTGTTGAGGGCTATGGTCATTGATCCCCAGGTGTTATTATTAGATGATCCTTCTGTAGGATTGGGACAGGAAATTAGTTTGCGATTCTTAGACTTGATTGAGTTTCATAAAAAACAAAAAAACTTAAAACATGTTTTTATAACTTCTTATGATGAAAAGTTTATGAGTCTGATGCCCCACACAACCATCCATCTAGATAATGGTTTTTTGTATTGTCATGAAAATGAGTTCAAAAAGGTAGCGACTTTATGA
- a CDS encoding ABC transporter permease, with the protein MIGIGVSTFAFFIVLFVMSGMNQTIEKRIVSLEPHLTLIKTSNKNISFLEKHLVLEKLNDKNIKSFSIFESQDVILRSMDGQFRGAIAQGFSRKSLETFNQNLVELENHKVKRTDKSVNTTHLDNLDKNDQWSLVEAPGVNEVYLGIDLARSMGVFEGDFIMVSPPESLLLAPGEVPVFEKVRVKKTISTNLADIDSQYLFYLRDLSLNSLKTSLSRQVGIEVWFQNPLKTDRFKEELKEFLSAEKDWIVETWMDRNSALFYSLKLEKIMIGIFLGLAGIISSFSIITVLALLISEKTRDIAMLRTLGLSQKKTIQIFIKMGMVISSIGLFAGTFFGLILGLYIEKYPLNILPDIYYDSTIPARVEFGLVATVVAISILISFLGAYIPTRALEQITPSQALRQKN; encoded by the coding sequence ATGATAGGTATTGGTGTTTCTACTTTTGCTTTTTTTATCGTTTTATTTGTCATGAGTGGGATGAATCAAACAATAGAAAAAAGAATCGTGTCCTTAGAGCCTCATTTAACCTTGATCAAAACATCGAATAAAAATATCAGCTTTTTAGAAAAACATCTAGTGTTGGAAAAATTGAATGATAAAAATATTAAAAGCTTTTCAATTTTTGAATCTCAAGATGTAATTCTTCGGAGCATGGATGGTCAGTTTCGTGGAGCCATAGCTCAAGGCTTTTCTCGTAAAAGTTTAGAAACTTTTAATCAGAATCTAGTCGAATTAGAAAATCATAAAGTAAAAAGAACTGATAAGAGCGTTAACACTACTCATCTTGATAATTTAGATAAAAATGATCAATGGTCCTTGGTGGAAGCTCCTGGGGTGAATGAAGTCTATTTGGGAATTGATTTAGCTAGATCCATGGGTGTTTTTGAGGGGGATTTTATTATGGTGTCTCCACCAGAGAGTTTGCTTTTGGCCCCTGGTGAAGTTCCCGTATTTGAAAAAGTAAGAGTGAAAAAGACCATCTCGACAAACCTGGCAGATATTGATTCACAATATTTATTTTATCTTCGTGATTTGTCTTTAAATTCTTTAAAAACGTCTTTGAGCCGACAAGTAGGCATTGAAGTTTGGTTCCAAAATCCATTAAAAACAGATCGATTTAAAGAAGAACTTAAAGAGTTTTTATCTGCAGAAAAAGATTGGATCGTAGAAACTTGGATGGATCGAAATTCAGCTTTATTCTATTCCCTAAAACTAGAAAAAATCATGATAGGTATTTTTTTAGGTTTAGCGGGTATTATTTCTTCTTTTTCTATTATTACAGTCTTAGCATTACTTATTTCAGAAAAGACCAGAGATATCGCCATGCTCAGAACTTTAGGTTTATCGCAAAAAAAAACAATCCAAATTTTTATCAAAATGGGAATGGTCATCTCTTCCATTGGCCTTTTTGCTGGTACTTTTTTCGGTTTGATCTTGGGACTTTATATTGAAAAATACCCTCTTAACATTTTGCCAGATATTTACTATGATTCAACCATTCCCGCTCGGGTGGAATTTGGTTTGGTTGCTACCGTTGTGGCCATCAGTATCCTTATTTCGTTTTTAGGAGCCTACATCCCCACAAGGGCTCTGGAACAAATTACTCCTTCCCAAGCCCTCAGACAAAAAAATTGA
- a CDS encoding succinylglutamate desuccinylase/aspartoacylase family protein, with protein MNTFKLSTLTHTEKNLPIFTYTFGNQGNQILILGGVHGDEPEGVIAAQGLLHCFLEKYDFNLQITLIPEFNIEGILNKQRTNANGVDLNRNLPTLDWSPEYKTPRYHPGTKALSEKENQALVRLIETQNFKLILSLHSWNPMINVNGPSCEPEAGILKKHTGYSIEGDIGYPTPGSLGTYAGKERNIPTITFEIQRDIDFKEIMNIHVPALLEALKSSEKRP; from the coding sequence ATGAACACATTTAAATTAAGCACCTTAACCCATACTGAAAAAAACTTACCTATTTTTACCTATACTTTCGGGAATCAAGGGAATCAAATTTTAATTCTCGGAGGCGTTCATGGAGATGAGCCTGAGGGCGTCATTGCCGCCCAAGGCCTGTTACACTGTTTTTTAGAAAAATATGACTTTAATTTGCAAATCACTTTGATACCTGAATTCAATATCGAAGGGATTCTTAACAAACAAAGAACTAATGCAAATGGTGTGGATTTAAATCGAAATCTGCCCACGCTAGACTGGTCTCCTGAATACAAAACGCCTCGATATCATCCAGGAACTAAGGCTCTTAGTGAAAAAGAAAATCAAGCTCTGGTGAGGCTCATTGAGACTCAAAACTTTAAATTAATTTTGAGTCTTCACTCTTGGAATCCCATGATCAACGTCAACGGACCTAGTTGTGAACCCGAGGCTGGCATTTTAAAAAAACATACGGGTTATTCTATTGAGGGCGATATTGGCTATCCAACCCCTGGCAGTCTTGGCACCTATGCGGGTAAGGAAAGAAATATACCCACGATAACCTTTGAAATTCAACGTGACATCGACTTCAAGGAAATCATGAACATTCATGTTCCCGCCTTACTTGAAGCTCTTAAAAGTTCAGAGAAACGCCCCTAA
- a CDS encoding 2,3,4,5-tetrahydropyridine-2,6-dicarboxylate N-succinyltransferase, with protein sequence MVLEKVIHKIQADLKEGMLFEDLSKEDRTSIYEVLQLLDHGKIRVAEKVILTTENSTAKSEHPPIESSWKTNEWIKQAILYYFRLQKMHLYQLEEFRFFDKIPVKKWTGEENVRVVPPAMARYGSYVASGCILMPSYVNIGAFVDSGTMVDTWATVGSCAQVGKNVHLSGGVGLGGVLEPLQAQPVIIEDNAFIGSRCIIVEGALIQEGAVLGAGVTITSSTKIIDVTASTPIEYKGIVPKNSVVIPGTLNKKFPAGEFAVPCALIIGKRKPSTDLKTSLNETLREFQVSV encoded by the coding sequence ATGGTATTAGAGAAAGTGATTCATAAAATTCAAGCGGATCTTAAGGAAGGAATGCTCTTTGAAGATCTCTCCAAAGAGGATAGAACTTCCATCTATGAAGTCCTTCAACTTCTAGATCATGGAAAAATCAGAGTGGCAGAAAAAGTAATTTTAACCACAGAAAATTCAACAGCTAAATCAGAACACCCACCTATTGAATCCAGTTGGAAAACCAATGAATGGATTAAACAAGCCATTCTTTATTATTTTCGATTGCAGAAAATGCATCTATATCAGCTTGAAGAATTTCGTTTTTTTGACAAAATCCCTGTAAAAAAATGGACTGGAGAAGAAAATGTACGAGTCGTCCCTCCGGCCATGGCCAGGTATGGATCCTATGTCGCCAGTGGCTGTATTCTGATGCCGTCTTATGTGAACATAGGTGCCTTTGTGGATAGTGGCACTATGGTTGACACCTGGGCGACGGTTGGCTCCTGTGCTCAAGTTGGAAAAAATGTTCACTTGTCTGGTGGGGTTGGTTTAGGGGGCGTCCTCGAGCCTCTTCAGGCACAGCCTGTTATTATTGAAGACAATGCCTTCATCGGCTCTAGATGTATTATTGTCGAAGGTGCCCTCATCCAAGAAGGTGCTGTCCTTGGCGCTGGCGTCACCATCACTTCAAGTACTAAAATTATAGATGTCACGGCATCAACTCCCATCGAATATAAAGGTATTGTTCCAAAAAATTCAGTGGTGATTCCAGGAACTCTCAACAAGAAATTTCCTGCTGGAGAGTTTGCCGTTCCCTGTGCCCTCATTATTGGAAAAAGAAAACCAAGTACAGATTTAAAAACATCCCTCAATGAAACCTTAAGGGAATTTCAAGTTTCCGTTTAA
- the glpX gene encoding class II fructose-bisphosphatase, producing the protein MERNLALEFVRVTEAAALACSEWMGRGDEKAADQAAVDAMRRAFDSVRIDGTVVIGEGERDEAPMLYIGEKVGIKGEDSPRVDIALDPLEGTTICAKGGVGAISVIALAEKGNFLHAPDTYMDKIACGPLGKGKIDLDLSATENINILAEALNKPVHDLTVVILDRPRHQDLINEVRKTKVRIHLIGDGDVSAAVAAGWGDTGIDLLLGIGGAPEGVISAAAMHCLGGDFQGRLKFRNEEEKQRALKMGIKDLNKKYKLEDLAKGNVMFSATGVTDGPLLKGVRLYPQGLTKTQSMVMRSKSGTIRIIETFHNNK; encoded by the coding sequence ATGGAAAGAAATCTGGCCTTAGAGTTTGTGAGAGTGACCGAAGCGGCAGCACTCGCCTGCAGTGAGTGGATGGGGCGCGGTGATGAAAAGGCAGCGGATCAAGCCGCCGTCGATGCGATGAGAAGAGCCTTCGATTCCGTCAGAATAGATGGAACCGTCGTGATTGGGGAAGGAGAGCGTGATGAAGCGCCCATGCTCTATATCGGTGAAAAAGTGGGGATCAAAGGTGAAGACTCTCCCAGAGTTGACATTGCTCTTGATCCTTTAGAGGGAACAACTATTTGTGCAAAAGGAGGCGTGGGGGCTATTTCTGTTATTGCATTGGCGGAGAAAGGAAATTTTCTTCATGCGCCTGATACTTATATGGATAAGATTGCCTGTGGTCCTTTAGGTAAAGGAAAGATAGACCTCGATTTGTCGGCTACTGAAAATATAAATATTCTAGCAGAGGCTTTAAATAAACCCGTGCATGATTTGACAGTGGTGATATTGGATCGCCCTCGTCATCAGGATTTAATCAATGAGGTAAGAAAAACCAAAGTGCGCATTCACTTGATTGGAGATGGTGATGTCTCTGCCGCCGTTGCTGCTGGCTGGGGAGATACGGGAATTGATTTATTGCTGGGAATTGGAGGCGCCCCAGAAGGTGTTATTTCTGCGGCAGCCATGCATTGCCTTGGTGGTGATTTTCAGGGTCGTTTGAAGTTTAGAAATGAAGAGGAAAAACAAAGAGCCTTAAAAATGGGTATAAAAGATTTAAACAAAAAATACAAATTAGAGGATCTTGCCAAAGGGAATGTCATGTTTAGTGCCACCGGGGTTACCGATGGCCCTCTTTTAAAGGGAGTTCGGTTGTATCCTCAAGGATTAACAAAAACTCAAAGTATGGTGATGCGGTCCAAGTCAGGTACCATCCGAATCATTGAAACATTTCATAATAACAAGTAA
- a CDS encoding SRPBCC family protein, protein MAKASVTEVFKCTPDELYKIVTDYSRYPEFLSEVKKCDVIKSEGNQKIVEYQVIMIKTVNYKLQMTENYVENGVSLVVWEFIGGDVFKTLKGSWKIEPEGSHCRATYEVEASFGMFVPGPIANTLVNISMPNMISSYHKRIKQLYGK, encoded by the coding sequence ATGGCAAAAGCATCCGTAACCGAAGTTTTCAAGTGTACCCCCGATGAACTGTATAAAATTGTAACAGATTATAGTCGTTATCCAGAGTTTTTATCTGAAGTTAAAAAATGTGATGTGATCAAATCTGAAGGAAATCAAAAAATCGTTGAGTACCAAGTTATCATGATAAAAACAGTTAATTACAAGCTCCAAATGACAGAAAATTACGTTGAAAATGGAGTGAGTCTGGTAGTTTGGGAGTTCATTGGCGGAGATGTTTTTAAGACTCTCAAAGGTTCTTGGAAAATTGAGCCTGAAGGAAGTCATTGCCGTGCCACTTATGAAGTGGAGGCGAGTTTTGGAATGTTTGTGCCAGGGCCTATCGCAAACACCTTGGTTAATATCAGTATGCCCAATATGATATCGAGTTACCATAAAAGGATAAAACAACTTTATGGAAAGTGA
- a CDS encoding organic solvent tolerance protein, protein MKIMRLVFLIALSSQALFGKELGSRLGVGVKNNTSEEVPSVAVVFFPNNDFAVTGGMGIDTQKNQSKFAFTGGVRKILFRENQMNFYFGGQMGIVNFENAGDKQNGFELNALFGGEFFFTGLESLGFSFEGGAGIASLKEVRFRTIADSPLRAGIVFYF, encoded by the coding sequence ATGAAAATAATGAGACTTGTATTTTTGATTGCTTTGAGCTCACAAGCTCTTTTCGGAAAAGAACTTGGAAGTCGCTTGGGAGTTGGTGTTAAAAATAATACCTCCGAAGAGGTTCCTTCAGTGGCTGTCGTTTTTTTTCCTAATAATGATTTTGCCGTAACGGGGGGGATGGGGATCGATACCCAAAAAAATCAGTCAAAGTTTGCCTTTACAGGCGGAGTTCGAAAGATTCTTTTTAGAGAGAATCAAATGAATTTTTATTTTGGTGGACAAATGGGTATTGTTAACTTTGAAAATGCCGGAGATAAGCAAAACGGTTTTGAGTTAAATGCTCTCTTTGGTGGTGAATTCTTTTTTACGGGACTCGAATCCTTGGGATTTAGTTTTGAAGGAGGTGCGGGGATTGCCTCCTTGAAAGAAGTCAGATTTAGAACCATTGCTGATTCTCCTTTGCGAGCCGGAATTGTTTTTTACTTTTGA
- a CDS encoding YdcF family protein: MQTKKNIVLGSFLFFLILFLIQFYFEYTKVTLLLEHKAVTRLDADCAVVLTGGPGRIREGIDLLANKSVKKLIISGVNPNSQFKQIFPMWAYYPEINEADVVLEKRSETTFGNAIQSLPLVELLKCRDVILITSQIHMYRAHQTFRKIYPNNIEIKINPLFLSKDNYEFDDLVQETLKSIFYSLWVY; the protein is encoded by the coding sequence ATGCAAACAAAAAAGAATATAGTTTTAGGTTCTTTTTTGTTTTTTCTGATTCTTTTTCTGATTCAGTTTTATTTTGAATATACTAAAGTCACGCTCTTGCTAGAACATAAGGCAGTCACACGCCTGGATGCCGATTGCGCTGTCGTCCTGACCGGTGGTCCGGGTCGGATCAGAGAAGGTATTGATCTTCTTGCCAATAAATCAGTAAAAAAACTTATTATTTCAGGTGTAAACCCCAATTCGCAGTTTAAGCAAATTTTTCCGATGTGGGCTTATTACCCAGAGATCAATGAAGCGGATGTGGTTCTTGAAAAAAGAAGTGAAACCACTTTTGGAAATGCCATTCAGAGTTTGCCTTTAGTCGAACTTTTGAAGTGCCGAGATGTGATTTTAATCACCTCGCAAATTCATATGTACCGGGCCCATCAAACTTTTAGAAAAATTTATCCAAATAATATAGAAATAAAAATAAACCCACTTTTTTTATCAAAAGATAATTATGAATTTGATGATTTAGTTCAAGAAACGCTAAAATCAATATTTTATTCTCTTTGGGTGTATTAA